One genomic region from Cardinium endosymbiont of Dermatophagoides farinae encodes:
- the rplU gene encoding 50S ribosomal protein L21, with product MYAIVEIAGKQFKVSKKQWLYTPKLQGEVGTLLTFDKVLLLDDAAGKVAVGTPILQGVTVQAKVLEHTKADKIIVFKKKRRNGYKVKRGHRQEHTRILIDDISPLS from the coding sequence ATGTATGCAATTGTAGAAATAGCTGGGAAACAATTTAAAGTATCCAAAAAACAGTGGCTATACACCCCTAAATTGCAAGGTGAAGTGGGTACGCTGCTCACTTTTGATAAAGTTTTACTTTTAGATGATGCAGCAGGAAAGGTAGCCGTTGGTACACCTATTTTGCAGGGGGTAACGGTTCAAGCCAAGGTATTGGAGCATACCAAAGCAGACAAAATTATCGTTTTTAAGAAAAAAAGACGAAATGGATATAAAGTAAAGCGGGGGCATCGTCAAGAGCATACGCGGATTCTTATTGACGATATTAGCCCTCTTTCGTAA
- a CDS encoding sodium:solute symporter family protein: MFFCSLNKKVTNFREHAVGHRQFPTAALVATIVASYYPGGLLKASITEASIGLWPISHRITVAFLPLLTLSWLAGRMPKFMYDLSMPGSMARAYGSYARLITALFGFCHSIIMVALQIRLIADTASLFITSVSPLAITLLITLVLVIYAMFGGMRAITFTDVWQSIIFSTLIVVLAWLLLKKTGRPIIETIGFLQTQKKFELNNIMPPGGKVVNILRYLSYMFTATSPYLVQHVYMCSSLAQTRKAFLYAGAFSTVIIICITLVGLFVFVCFPHVPSAAIWNHFLSNTSPVLKGVVCIIILSFAMSTVDSRLHVTSIMLAYDIPKSIHLLKRLVHLYQFRVVRIALLAVALLTVVLACNFPISILVQILLWYDRFYVPVIMAPFILAVIGFRTTAQVALIGMATGLLSVLGWEQWIAPIVGTSSAHIPCMLMNGLAMLIAHHLLTTPQIAQTKKRVGSFKPIQSEHAVKNNTKDNIS; this comes from the coding sequence ATGTTTTTTTGTTCTTTAAATAAAAAGGTTACCAACTTTCGGGAGCATGCCGTTGGGCATAGACAATTTCCTACAGCTGCTTTAGTAGCTACTATCGTAGCATCTTATTACCCAGGGGGGCTGCTCAAGGCTAGTATAACAGAGGCTTCTATAGGGCTCTGGCCTATATCGCATAGAATAACTGTGGCGTTTTTACCATTATTGACGCTAAGTTGGTTAGCCGGGCGTATGCCCAAGTTTATGTATGACCTATCGATGCCAGGGAGCATGGCTAGGGCATATGGCAGTTATGCACGGCTTATTACTGCTTTATTTGGATTTTGCCATTCTATTATTATGGTTGCTTTACAAATTCGTCTGATAGCTGATACAGCCAGCCTATTTATAACCTCAGTTAGTCCATTGGCTATTACGCTACTCATCACGCTAGTTTTGGTTATTTATGCTATGTTTGGTGGTATGCGCGCGATTACCTTTACAGATGTATGGCAATCTATCATTTTTTCTACCCTTATTGTAGTACTGGCTTGGTTGCTGCTTAAAAAGACAGGTAGGCCAATTATCGAAACCATTGGCTTTTTACAAACTCAAAAAAAATTCGAATTAAATAATATAATGCCCCCTGGTGGTAAAGTAGTCAATATACTGCGATACCTTTCTTATATGTTCACTGCCACCAGTCCCTATCTTGTGCAGCATGTATATATGTGTTCCAGCCTTGCTCAGACAAGAAAAGCATTCCTATATGCTGGTGCTTTTTCTACTGTTATTATAATATGTATAACGTTAGTTGGTTTATTTGTTTTTGTCTGTTTCCCACATGTGCCATCTGCAGCTATTTGGAACCATTTCCTCTCTAATACTTCCCCTGTCTTAAAGGGAGTAGTTTGTATCATTATATTATCTTTTGCGATGTCTACAGTTGATTCTAGATTGCATGTCACTAGTATAATGCTTGCTTATGATATACCCAAAAGCATACATTTGCTCAAGAGGCTTGTTCACCTCTACCAGTTTCGCGTGGTGCGTATCGCACTGCTTGCTGTGGCGCTACTCACTGTGGTATTGGCTTGCAACTTTCCTATTTCCATTCTGGTCCAAATCCTTTTATGGTATGACCGTTTCTATGTCCCAGTAATAATGGCCCCATTTATTTTAGCGGTTATTGGCTTCCGTACCACTGCTCAGGTTGCTTTAATAGGAATGGCTACCGGCTTACTCTCTGTACTTGGTTGGGAGCAATGGATCGCTCCTATAGTTGGAACGAGTAGTGCCCATATTCCTTGTATGTTGATGAATGGCCTGGCTATGCTTATTGCACACCATTTACTGACCACACCACAAATTGCACAAACTAAAAAGCGCGTTGGCTCATTTAAGCCTATCCAATCGGAACATGCCGTAAAAAACAACACGAAAGATAATATCAGCTAG
- the accC gene encoding acetyl-CoA carboxylase biotin carboxylase subunit, with product MFQKILIANRGEIALSIIRVCKEMGIKTVAVHSTADRDSLHVRFADESVCIGPPASHLSYLSIPSIIAAAEVTNAHAIHPGYGFLAENATLASICAEYGIKFIGPSAAAISKMGDKSTAKATMQAAGVPTVPGSNGLLTSVEEGIRLAHEIGFPVLLKATAGGGGKGIKLVDNPEVFQQKWAEARQEAIASFGKDGLYLEKYIEEPRHIEIQIVADQYGKVIHLSERDCSIQRRHQKLVEESPSPFVTAALRAKITEAAVKGVSAIGYEGVGTMEFLVDKYQNFYFMEMNTRIQVEYLVTEAVTGFNLLKAQIEMAAGKLLDLPNLYPKGHAIEVRINAENPFHDFRPSPGKINHMHFPGGLGITIASHIYAGYVIPPNYDSMIAKLIVHANTRTEAIAKMKHALEEFVIEGIQTNLPFHRALLEDQAFQAGHFTTQYLDSFDFSLLKQVE from the coding sequence ATGTTTCAAAAAATATTGATTGCCAATCGTGGAGAAATTGCTTTAAGCATCATTCGGGTTTGCAAAGAAATGGGTATTAAAACCGTTGCGGTACATTCTACGGCAGATAGGGATAGTTTGCATGTCCGTTTTGCAGATGAATCCGTCTGTATTGGCCCCCCTGCTAGCCATTTGTCTTATCTATCTATTCCATCCATTATTGCTGCTGCCGAAGTAACCAATGCCCATGCCATTCATCCAGGTTATGGATTTTTAGCTGAAAATGCTACCCTTGCAAGTATTTGTGCAGAATATGGTATTAAGTTTATAGGCCCTTCCGCTGCCGCCATCAGCAAGATGGGTGATAAGTCTACTGCAAAGGCAACCATGCAGGCTGCTGGTGTGCCCACTGTTCCTGGTTCCAATGGGCTGCTCACATCGGTTGAAGAAGGCATCCGTTTGGCCCATGAGATAGGCTTTCCTGTATTGCTTAAAGCAACTGCAGGAGGTGGGGGAAAAGGCATCAAATTGGTAGATAACCCAGAGGTATTCCAGCAAAAATGGGCAGAAGCCCGTCAAGAGGCCATTGCCTCCTTTGGTAAAGATGGCCTTTATTTGGAAAAATATATAGAAGAACCACGCCATATTGAAATACAAATTGTGGCAGATCAGTATGGTAAAGTCATCCATCTATCTGAGCGAGATTGTTCCATCCAGCGTAGACACCAAAAATTGGTAGAAGAATCTCCCTCTCCCTTTGTCACAGCGGCCTTACGCGCAAAGATAACAGAAGCAGCGGTAAAAGGCGTCTCTGCTATAGGGTACGAAGGCGTTGGGACCATGGAGTTTTTAGTGGATAAATACCAAAACTTCTACTTTATGGAGATGAATACTCGGATTCAAGTAGAATATCTCGTTACAGAAGCCGTTACCGGTTTTAATCTGCTAAAGGCACAAATTGAAATGGCAGCCGGAAAGCTACTCGACCTACCCAATCTATATCCGAAAGGCCACGCCATAGAGGTCCGTATTAATGCAGAAAATCCCTTTCATGACTTTCGGCCATCTCCTGGAAAAATTAACCATATGCATTTTCCCGGTGGCCTTGGTATAACCATTGCAAGCCATATTTATGCTGGTTATGTTATTCCCCCCAACTATGACTCCATGATTGCAAAGCTTATTGTACATGCAAATACTAGAACAGAGGCCATTGCCAAGATGAAGCACGCATTAGAAGAGTTTGTTATAGAGGGCATCCAAACCAATCTGCCCTTTCATCGTGCGCTACTAGAAGATCAAGCCTTTCAGGCAGGCCACTTTACCACACAATACTTAGATAGCTTTGACTTTTCACTACTCAAACAAGTAGAATAA
- the accB gene encoding acetyl-CoA carboxylase biotin carboxyl carrier protein, whose protein sequence is MKTKEIQELIDFITKSGLEEVHIETEAIKIHVKRSIPIPGHVASLPPNPFVPPAQIAPEAGANNPNHITIKSPMIGTFYRSPHPEEAPFVKEGDAIVKGTKLCIIEAMKLYNEIESEVTGKIVQILVDDVSPVEYDQPLFIVEPISG, encoded by the coding sequence ATGAAAACCAAAGAAATCCAGGAGCTGATTGACTTTATTACCAAGTCAGGGTTAGAAGAAGTACATATTGAGACAGAAGCCATTAAAATCCATGTGAAAAGGAGTATACCTATTCCCGGACATGTGGCATCATTACCGCCCAACCCATTTGTTCCACCTGCTCAAATAGCTCCAGAAGCTGGAGCAAATAACCCCAATCATATAACCATTAAGTCCCCAATGATTGGTACCTTTTACAGATCACCTCATCCTGAAGAAGCTCCCTTTGTAAAAGAAGGAGATGCCATTGTAAAAGGCACAAAGCTCTGTATTATAGAAGCCATGAAGCTCTATAATGAAATAGAGTCAGAAGTTACCGGCAAGATCGTACAAATCTTGGTTGATGATGTTTCGCCTGTAGAGTATGATCAACCCCTTTTTATAGTAGAACCAATTTCCGGATAA
- the efp gene encoding elongation factor P codes for MANTSDIKNGLCILLNNDIYTVVEFQHVKPGKGAAFVRTKLKSLTKERQIDHTFNAGAKIHIARIERRPYQFLYKDSAGYTFMHTETFEQLTIEPSLIATPQFLKEGQHVEVVYHDDENVVLKCELPPSVLLRITYTEPGLRGDTATKTLKPATLETGVAVKVPLFINNEDLIKIDTRTGLYIERVNEQKK; via the coding sequence ATGGCAAATACAAGTGATATTAAAAATGGCCTTTGTATCTTATTGAATAATGATATTTATACTGTCGTGGAATTTCAACACGTCAAGCCAGGCAAAGGCGCAGCTTTTGTTAGAACCAAACTAAAAAGTTTAACCAAGGAAAGGCAAATTGACCATACTTTTAATGCGGGCGCGAAAATCCATATCGCACGCATTGAACGCAGACCCTACCAGTTTCTTTATAAGGATAGTGCAGGCTACACCTTTATGCATACAGAGACCTTTGAACAGCTGACCATTGAACCATCACTGATTGCTACCCCCCAATTCCTAAAAGAAGGGCAACATGTAGAAGTCGTCTACCACGATGATGAAAATGTAGTATTAAAATGTGAATTGCCCCCATCTGTGCTATTGCGGATTACCTATACAGAACCCGGCCTTAGAGGCGACACTGCTACCAAAACCTTAAAGCCAGCCACCCTAGAAACAGGCGTAGCCGTTAAAGTTCCGCTATTTATTAATAATGAAGATCTTATAAAGATAGATACCCGTACTGGTCTCTATATAGAGCGCGTAAATGAGCAGAAAAAGTAA
- a CDS encoding beta-ketoacyl-ACP synthase III has translation MKLVKRAVITGVTGYVPGYVLTNSELEQMVDTNDGWITTRTGIQERRILKGEEMGTSVMAIEAVKDLLQKTATDPAAIDLLICATITPDRITPATANIVAHAVGATHAFSYDLQAACSGFLYGLDTAAQFIASGRAKKVVVVGADKMSAITNYSDRATCILFGDGAGAVLVTADDPDSGCGIVDTICKADGAGQNLLYQKAGGSRLPASHKTVDAKAHYIYQDGQNVFKAAVTAMSEVVMEIMAGNQLTPADIAYLVPHQANRRILKLVADRAAIPMEKVMLNINKYGNTTAATIPLCLWDYEQKLKKGDKLIVTVFGGGFTWGAMYMVWGYDGGKAV, from the coding sequence ATGAAGTTAGTCAAACGTGCCGTTATTACAGGTGTAACTGGATATGTTCCGGGCTATGTGCTGACCAATAGCGAATTGGAGCAGATGGTAGATACCAATGATGGCTGGATCACTACCAGAACTGGTATTCAAGAGCGGAGAATCCTAAAGGGAGAAGAGATGGGCACCTCTGTAATGGCTATAGAAGCCGTAAAAGATTTGCTGCAAAAAACAGCTACCGATCCTGCTGCCATAGATCTGCTGATATGTGCCACCATTACCCCAGATAGAATCACCCCTGCTACCGCTAATATCGTTGCCCATGCGGTGGGTGCTACCCATGCTTTTAGCTACGACTTACAAGCTGCTTGCTCTGGCTTTCTTTATGGACTAGATACAGCCGCTCAGTTTATTGCTTCGGGTAGGGCAAAAAAGGTGGTTGTAGTAGGCGCGGATAAGATGTCTGCTATTACCAATTATAGCGATCGGGCTACCTGTATTCTTTTTGGAGATGGTGCAGGTGCTGTACTGGTAACAGCCGATGACCCAGATAGTGGTTGCGGTATTGTAGATACCATCTGCAAAGCAGATGGTGCAGGGCAAAACTTGCTCTACCAAAAAGCAGGAGGTAGTAGGTTGCCTGCTTCACATAAAACAGTCGATGCCAAAGCACATTACATTTACCAAGATGGCCAAAACGTCTTTAAGGCAGCGGTTACTGCTATGTCAGAGGTAGTGATGGAAATTATGGCTGGTAATCAGCTTACCCCAGCAGATATTGCCTATTTAGTGCCCCATCAAGCCAATAGGCGCATCTTGAAACTTGTAGCCGATCGTGCAGCCATACCTATGGAAAAGGTTATGTTGAACATTAATAAGTATGGCAATACAACCGCTGCAACCATTCCACTCTGTTTGTGGGATTATGAGCAAAAACTTAAAAAAGGTGATAAATTAATTGTAACCGTTTTTGGAGGCGGGTTTACTTGGGGGGCTATGTATATGGTCTGGGGGTATGATGGTGGTAAAGCCGTTTAA
- the rpmF gene encoding 50S ribosomal protein L32, with product MAHPKKRSSASRRDKRRTHVKLAMPALVICPVTGVMHMPHRAFWHEDKMYYKGRVVMHRTDTQQ from the coding sequence ATGGCACATCCAAAGAAAAGATCCTCTGCTTCCAGAAGAGATAAAAGAAGAACGCATGTTAAGCTTGCCATGCCTGCGCTTGTCATCTGCCCCGTTACCGGTGTAATGCATATGCCCCATCGTGCATTTTGGCATGAAGATAAAATGTATTACAAAGGTAGGGTGGTGATGCATAGAACAGATACGCAACAATAG
- the lnt gene encoding apolipoprotein N-acyltransferase translates to MPHYLVSDQSNSYVLWLDRIRLKLFPKQFFKAYVLLLVALSSSLFYLSWCSCWFGFLLCIAIVPMLAIMKLLTTTPEKKIFCWTAILLTLLLWNTLTVWWIYKAAFEGFLFAACYNTVCLALPWFFYYYIRKWSGLYLGYLGLVTSWLTLEHAHLSWTYWELTFPWLNLGNGLAALPQWIQWYEYTGILGGSLWILITNILLYHLLFEKASFALLKGFLATLLLPITTSFMIYYAYQEKGMDVEAVVVQPNFDSYTEKNSTDPSFVPYSDQINRLLTLSKEQLTPATALVVWPESAIDGCWLEEKWTHAYLLMQPIFQFLERYASLHLITGVSSICIYGPNKATQTAERIDGSYIDTFNSVFYLKAGGKTAIYHKVKRLPGGEYIPYFHLLSDKALSWLKQRFLDIGGIIPTLGKGDGAKVFEIDAHIKVAPIICYELLYGAFVGSSVQQGANLLAVTTNDGWWGNTPIYHQFFQYSRLIAIAHRRSVMRAANTGISGFIDQRGAVIAATNRLEAAAMRATVRANNQMTFYSLYGDYIGHIASWACLLLFCIMRMMRWRQKKRKPILATA, encoded by the coding sequence ATGCCGCATTATCTGGTCTCTGATCAATCTAATAGCTATGTTTTATGGCTCGACCGTATTAGACTAAAGCTTTTTCCCAAACAATTTTTTAAGGCTTATGTGCTGCTTTTAGTAGCCTTGAGCAGCAGTTTGTTTTACCTATCTTGGTGTTCTTGTTGGTTCGGTTTTTTGTTATGCATAGCGATTGTACCTATGCTAGCTATCATGAAACTGCTTACCACAACCCCTGAAAAAAAAATCTTTTGCTGGACTGCGATTCTTTTAACCCTATTGCTTTGGAATACCTTAACCGTTTGGTGGATTTATAAAGCGGCTTTTGAGGGGTTTCTATTTGCAGCATGTTACAATACGGTTTGCCTTGCTTTGCCTTGGTTTTTTTATTATTACATCCGGAAATGGAGCGGCCTATATCTAGGCTATCTGGGGCTGGTAACCAGTTGGCTGACCTTAGAGCATGCACACCTCTCCTGGACCTATTGGGAACTTACTTTTCCTTGGCTTAACCTAGGCAATGGCCTGGCGGCATTGCCGCAATGGATTCAATGGTATGAATATACAGGCATACTCGGCGGATCCCTTTGGATTTTGATTACCAATATCCTGCTCTATCACCTGCTGTTTGAAAAAGCAAGTTTCGCACTATTAAAGGGATTTTTAGCTACTTTGCTACTGCCAATAACCACCAGCTTCATGATCTATTACGCCTATCAAGAAAAAGGAATGGATGTAGAAGCAGTAGTGGTCCAACCCAACTTTGATAGCTATACCGAAAAAAATAGTACCGATCCATCGTTTGTCCCCTATTCCGACCAAATCAATCGATTATTGACCCTTTCTAAAGAGCAGCTTACACCAGCAACCGCTTTAGTGGTTTGGCCTGAATCAGCTATTGATGGCTGCTGGTTAGAAGAAAAATGGACACATGCTTATCTATTGATGCAGCCGATATTCCAATTTCTAGAGCGCTATGCCTCTTTACACCTTATAACCGGCGTCAGCTCAATATGTATTTATGGCCCAAATAAGGCTACACAAACTGCTGAACGAATAGATGGTAGCTATATTGACACTTTCAATAGTGTTTTTTACCTAAAAGCTGGAGGTAAAACAGCCATATACCATAAAGTAAAAAGATTACCAGGTGGAGAATATATCCCCTACTTCCATCTTTTATCAGACAAGGCATTGTCTTGGCTCAAACAAAGATTCCTTGATATTGGGGGTATAATTCCTACGCTTGGTAAGGGAGATGGCGCTAAGGTGTTTGAAATAGATGCGCATATTAAGGTGGCACCGATTATTTGTTATGAATTGCTCTATGGGGCTTTTGTAGGTAGTAGCGTCCAACAAGGTGCCAATCTTCTTGCGGTAACAACCAATGATGGCTGGTGGGGCAATACGCCTATATACCATCAGTTTTTTCAATATAGCCGTTTGATAGCCATCGCACACCGAAGGAGTGTAATGCGTGCAGCCAATACCGGTATTTCTGGCTTTATAGACCAACGTGGAGCAGTAATAGCCGCAACCAATCGACTAGAAGCCGCTGCAATGCGCGCAACAGTACGCGCCAATAATCAAATGACTTTTTACAGCTTATATGGTGATTACATTGGCCATATCGCTTCATGGGCTTGTTTGCTGCTGTTTTGTATCATGCGTATGATGCGGTGGCGGCAAAAAAAAAGAAAGCCTATTTTGGCTACTGCTTAA
- the rpsU gene encoding 30S ribosomal protein S21 yields MILVEVKDNEGLDRALKRFKKKVERVGVLKQARQRMAYTKPTVSRKAQKLKAMYKYRMLHGNNG; encoded by the coding sequence ATGATTCTTGTAGAAGTAAAAGACAACGAAGGGCTAGATAGGGCGCTAAAAAGATTTAAAAAGAAGGTTGAACGTGTGGGGGTACTCAAACAGGCCAGGCAGCGTATGGCCTATACCAAACCAACTGTGAGCAGAAAAGCGCAAAAGTTAAAGGCAATGTATAAGTATCGGATGCTACATGGCAACAACGGGTAG
- a CDS encoding tyrosine-type recombinase/integrase encodes MENQSLIALFEAYLTEEKRVSRHTVVAYKTDLNQFVAYLSGLNLVVTEVKAQDLRGWIMSLAKEGLAHRSINRKMAALRIFYAFLEKKGRIATRPTDALKSLKGKKRLPVFFQEKELLAYLDQCLFPVHFARLRDQLILELLYGTGIRLAELIALCQTDINLAEGTIQVVGKRDKARIIPFPRPLDQLIAVYLAQKEKLGYHCTPQLILTDSGQPSYPMFIYRVVKKYLAPTTRASQHSPHILRHTFATHLLDRGADLQAIKELLGHASLAATQVYTHNSLTRLKEIFQKAHPRAEEK; translated from the coding sequence ATGGAGAACCAATCGCTTATTGCGCTGTTTGAGGCCTATTTAACGGAAGAAAAAAGAGTCAGCCGCCATACCGTTGTAGCATACAAAACAGACTTAAATCAGTTTGTAGCCTATCTATCTGGGCTCAACCTAGTTGTTACGGAGGTCAAGGCGCAGGATTTGCGTGGCTGGATCATGTCTTTGGCCAAAGAAGGGCTTGCGCATCGTTCTATCAATAGAAAAATGGCTGCCTTGCGTATCTTTTATGCTTTTTTAGAAAAAAAAGGGCGCATCGCCACGCGTCCTACGGATGCACTGAAAAGTCTAAAAGGAAAAAAAAGGTTGCCGGTCTTCTTTCAAGAAAAAGAGCTTTTGGCCTACTTAGACCAATGCCTATTTCCGGTTCATTTTGCTAGGTTGCGCGATCAGTTAATTTTAGAGCTTTTATATGGGACAGGTATCCGCTTGGCTGAATTGATCGCCCTTTGCCAAACAGATATCAACCTCGCAGAAGGAACCATTCAAGTGGTAGGTAAACGTGATAAAGCGCGTATCATTCCTTTCCCACGACCACTAGACCAATTAATAGCCGTTTATTTGGCCCAAAAAGAAAAACTGGGGTATCATTGTACGCCGCAGCTGATCCTAACCGATTCTGGGCAGCCCTCCTACCCTATGTTTATTTATCGCGTGGTCAAAAAGTATCTGGCACCCACTACCCGTGCCAGTCAGCATAGCCCTCATATATTGCGCCATACTTTTGCCACCCATTTATTAGATAGAGGCGCTGACTTACAGGCTATTAAAGAACTATTGGGTCATGCAAGTTTGGCTGCTACCCAAGTCTATACCCATAACTCCTTAACAAGGTTAAAAGAAATATTCCAAAAAGCCCATCCTAGAGCAGAAGAAAAATAG
- a CDS encoding ABC transporter permease: MLILYALREAYQSLKTHMYRALAMGFGVSWAIFVLVLLLGIGNGFHNGISQAFAKYGVKTMIIWGGKSAGSNHPIPLEMAANLSKPFGTIQHASPILWHDSPVRYGTKQVAVWALGCDPCYASLANLSMQEGRFFTPRDQVALHHVCVMGICIKKKLFGAASAIGQYIFLGDTALQVVGVLDPLDTSLYSEAHAILLTDGLFKKIFSKHSHYTGAIRLTLVPTAREEVVETQFRTYFARHLNFDVKDTKALGLFSIAKHADKFNRFFKNISIFNTIIGIFLLIIGIVGISNMMLVTIQERRQEIAIRKVLGGRSIEIVAMILSEVVIVTLIAGIIGFAAGCALMQLLNKWVVPLCKAYYLSTLTCPPSFVLGGLGLTALTSCLAGMLPTIRAVRIKPVEALGGK, encoded by the coding sequence ATGCTTATCTTGTATGCTTTAAGAGAGGCCTATCAAAGCCTTAAAACCCATATGTATAGGGCCCTGGCTATGGGTTTTGGCGTTTCGTGGGCTATTTTTGTGCTGGTATTGCTATTAGGTATTGGCAATGGCTTTCACAATGGTATTTCCCAGGCATTTGCAAAATATGGCGTAAAAACCATGATCATTTGGGGAGGTAAAAGCGCTGGAAGTAATCATCCTATTCCACTAGAAATGGCTGCAAACTTATCTAAGCCATTTGGTACCATTCAGCATGCTAGCCCTATACTTTGGCATGATAGCCCTGTAAGGTATGGAACAAAACAGGTGGCCGTATGGGCTTTAGGGTGTGATCCTTGCTATGCTTCGTTGGCTAATCTGTCCATGCAGGAAGGGCGTTTCTTTACACCGCGTGATCAAGTGGCCCTACATCATGTTTGTGTTATGGGTATATGCATTAAAAAAAAATTATTTGGAGCAGCCTCTGCTATTGGGCAATATATCTTTTTGGGTGACACCGCCCTACAGGTAGTGGGTGTGCTCGATCCGTTAGATACTAGCCTTTATAGTGAAGCGCATGCTATATTGCTTACAGATGGTTTATTTAAAAAGATATTTTCTAAGCATAGCCATTATACAGGTGCTATTCGGCTTACATTGGTGCCAACTGCGCGCGAAGAAGTAGTAGAAACACAATTCCGTACTTACTTTGCACGCCATTTGAATTTTGACGTTAAAGATACAAAAGCGCTTGGTCTATTTAGTATAGCCAAACATGCCGATAAATTTAATAGGTTTTTTAAAAATATCTCTATTTTCAATACCATTATAGGTATATTTCTGCTTATAATAGGTATTGTAGGTATCAGCAATATGATGCTGGTGACCATTCAAGAAAGAAGACAAGAGATCGCTATTCGAAAGGTACTAGGCGGCCGTTCTATAGAAATCGTAGCGATGATTTTATCTGAAGTAGTTATCGTAACCCTTATAGCTGGTATAATCGGCTTTGCGGCAGGCTGTGCTCTTATGCAGTTGCTCAATAAATGGGTAGTCCCATTATGTAAAGCCTATTACCTATCTACTTTAACTTGCCCTCCTTCGTTTGTCCTTGGTGGGTTGGGATTGACTGCTTTAACCAGCTGTTTGGCTGGTATGCTACCAACTATAAGGGCTGTACGCATAAAGCCTGTAGAGGCATTGGGTGGTAAGTAA